The Solea solea chromosome 19, fSolSol10.1, whole genome shotgun sequence genome has a window encoding:
- the LOC131446407 gene encoding LIM homeobox transcription factor 1-beta-like yields MLRDIKIEDRVQTDVSSVDRMIGADSPPPRAVCEGCTRIISDRFLLRVNESSWHEECLQCAACQRPLTATCYTRDTKLYCKTDYQQLFASKCSSCAGKIAPTELVMRVQESVYHLLCFCCCICERQLCKGDQFVLKAGQLLCKGDYERERELLSSDNLNSDNSDDEDMNVASEKCPAAGKGSSESKDPCRSKRPRTILSTQQRRAFKASFEVSSKPCRKVRETLAAETGLSVRVVQVWFQNQRAKMKKLARRQQQQQEQHSSQRLGQEETSGCMKGLLHSYSGPLPPNQQQHLVTMETREHNSYNTDAFQQGLTPPQMPGDHMNPYGTDSFIHDIDSEASLTSLSDCFLTTTDVGSFQARTGNPIDRLHSMQSSYFAS; encoded by the exons GTGCggactctcctcctcctcgcgcCGTCTGTGAGGGCTGCACGCGGATCATCTCGGACCGATTCTTGCTGCGGGTCAACGAGTCGTCCTGGCACGAGGAGTGTCTGCAGTGTGCCGCGTGCCAGCGGCCGCTCACCGCCACCTGCTACACGCGAGACACCAAACTCTACTGCAAGACAGACTACCAGCA GTTGTTTGCGTCTAAGTGCAGCAGCTGTGCGGGGAAGATAGCGCCCACTGAGTTGGTAATGCGAGTTCAGGAGAGTGTTTATCACCtgctctgcttctgctgctgcatctgtgaGCGACAGCTCTGCAAAGGAGACCAGTTTGTCCTGAAAGCCGGTCAGTTGCTCTGCAAGGGCGACTATGAGAGGGAGCGGGAGCTGCTCAGCTCAGACAACTTGAACTCAG ataacagtgatgatgaggacatgaaCGTGGCATCAGAGAAGTGTCCCGCAGCAGGGAAAGGTAGCAGCGAGAGCAAAGACCCGTGTCGTTCCAAACGGCCACGCACCATCCTCTCCACGCAGCAGAGGAGAGCCTTCAAAGCCTCCTTTGAGGTTTCCTCCAAACCCTGCAGAAAG GTGAGAGAGACTCTGGCTGCAGAGACAGGACTCAGTGTTCGTGTGGTCCAGGTCTGGTTCCAGAATCAGAGAGCAAAG ATGAAGAAGTTAGCCCGcagacagcagcaacagcaggagcaACACAGCAGCCAAAGGCTAGGCCAAG AGGAAACATCAGGCTGTATGAAAGGCCTGCTCCACTCCTACTCAGGACCTCTGCCTccaaaccagcagcagcacctggtAACCATGGAGACCAGGGAGCACAACAGTTACAACACTGATGCGTTCCAGCAGGGCCTCACCCCGCCACAAATGCCTGGTGACCACATGAACCCCTATG GTACTGATTCCTTTATCCACGACATTGACAGCGAAGCGTCTCTGACCAGTCTAAGCGACTGTTTCCTGACCACTACAGATGTAGGATCCTTCCAGGCTCGCACAGGAAACCCCATCGATCGCCTGCACTCAATGCAGAGCTCTTACTTTGCCTCCTGA